A window of the Diabrotica undecimpunctata isolate CICGRU chromosome 1, icDiaUnde3, whole genome shotgun sequence genome harbors these coding sequences:
- the LOC140437506 gene encoding uncharacterized protein, protein MECEKKSTLYPNINILKKRQRFSDHDDLTLLREVLGHNPFVDQTGWNVIQENLFSVTGKQFSIRTLKDHLERLIKSWLQEYKILRDKSGIEVTETEKDLLCHNIFDLMEESKASKIKKFKPQNLEKQKGVEARNKWTLLQSPNSYKQEDCILDAIDHDYGNITKSIEETIVSDVETEEINLECITMEENTYTADTLQQNETPKKKDMKELPGPSQISKIAGPIRSRKRKINSQKQGLEYLHQYDEKQFELKKNELDIERQKLLLEERKCKLAEFEVQKKLELEEKKLNYEIENRKSLTQIIERQEKLINILINKLSS, encoded by the exons atggagtgTGAAAAAAAAAGCACATTATAtccgaatataaatattttaaagaaaagacaaagattttCGGATCACGACGATTTAACTCTTTTAAGAGAAGTTCTTGGACATAACCCCTTTGTCGATCAAACTGGGTGGAATGTGATCCAAGAAAATTTGTTTAGTGTTACTGGCAAGCAATTTAGTATAAGAACACTGAAAGACCATTTGGAACGTTTAATTAAATCGTGGCTTCAAGAATATAAAATTTTACGTGACAA atcTGGCATAGAAGTCACAGAAACAGAAAAAGATCTTTTATGTCACAACATATTTGATCTTATGGAAGAATCAAaagcctcaaaaattaaaaaatttaaaccacAAAATTTGGAAAAACAAAAAGGTGTGGAAGCACGAAACAAATGGACGTTGTTACAAAGTCCAAATTCATACAAACAAGAAGATTGCATACTTGATGCAATTGATCATGATTATGGTA acATAACAAAAAGTATAGAAGAAACAATTGTATCTGATGTAGAGACAGAGGAAATTAATTTGGAATGTATCACCATGGAAGAGAACACAT ATACAGCTGATACATTACAACAAAATGAAACTCCAAAAAAGAAAGATATGAAAGAATTGCCTGGTCCCTCACAAATTTCTAAAATAGCAG GTCCCATAAGATCGAGAAAGAGGAAAATAAACAGCCAAAAGCAAGGGTTAGAATATTTACACCAGTATGACGAAAAACAATTCgagttaaaaaaaaacgaattagATATAGAaagacaaaaattattattagagGAAAGAAAATGTAAGTTAGCCGAATTTGAAGTGCAAAAAAAATTGGaactagaagaaaaaaaattaaattatgaaaTTGAGAATAGAAAATCATTAACTCAAataatagaaaggcaggaaaagcttataaatattttaataaataaattgtcttcttaa